A stretch of DNA from Luteolibacter sp. Y139:
ATGATCCTGGACAACCTGCGCACCGCTGGCGTGCAGCAAGCGCACAAAGAGGACCGCATCGTCTTCTCCTCCATCACCCCGATTCCCCTCCGACTGCCGGACGGCGCGGAGAACTGCGGCTACATCTGCGCCGAAGGCCGCTACTCCGAAGGCGATTCCGAGAACGCCCCGGTAAAGCGTGCGGGCATCTTTATCGGTCCCGAATTCGGTACGGTCTCCCGTCCCGATCTTGTCGCCGCCGCCCGCGAAGCCGGCGAGCTGGGATTCGACGTGCTCATTGCGTGCGCCTTCAACTACGACGCTCACAGCGCCGAGTTCGAAAAGCTCGGCCGCATCCCGGTCCTGAAATCCCGCATGAATGCTGACCTTCACATGGCCGGCGATCTCAAGAATACCGGAAAGGGCAACCTCTTCGTCATCTTCGGCGAACCGGACATCGACATCCTCCCCACCAAGGACGGCAAAGTGCAGGTGAAGATCAATGGCGTGGATGTATTCAAGCCCTCCAGCGGTGAGGTTGTCTCCTCCGGCCCGGACGGCATCGCCTGTTGGTTCATCGACACCGACTACAACGAGGAATCGTTCTTCGTCCGCCACGCATACTTCCTCGGTCAGAACGATCCCTACAAATCGCTAAAAACCACGCTCAAGGCAGAGATCGACGAAGACGCTTGGTCCTCTCTCAAGAGCGACACCAGTCGCTCCTTCCCCAAGCCCACCACCGGCCGGATCGCCGTTAAGGTGATCAATCACCTCGGGGATGAGGTGATGAAGGTGTTTTCGGTGACGTGAACAGCTACTCTTAGATGGACTCTGACCAACTGCTGACTCTGGACGCTCTGGTGCGGTCTTTGACCGTCAATCGAGGACGATCGGTCTGCCTTCTGCTAGGTGCTGGTGCCTCTATTTCCTCGGGCATGCCAACTGCCCAACGATGTATTTGGGAATGGAAGCGGGACATCTTTTCCACGCAGAATCCTAGGCTTCGAGAATCCGTAGGAGAGTTGACTCTCGCAGGCACCAAAAAGCGTATTCAAACGTGGCTGGATCAGCGACCTGGCTACCCGCCTGAAGGCGATGCTTCCGAATACTCTTTTTTCGCCCAGGAGTGCTATCCAACCAGCGAGGACCGGCGCGCATTTTTTCAGCGGTATGTCGCAAGTTCTCGACCGCATCTGGGCTACTCTCTCCTTCCCTTACTGGCCCAGACAGGACTCTTGAGGACGATCTGGACAACCAATTTTGACGGACTGGTATCGAGGTCCTGCGCCGCCGCGAATATTACGTGCATCGAAGTTGGACTGGATTCAGCTCAACGAGCCGCACGCTCACAATCGCAAGGGGAGATTCGATTAGTATCATTACACGGTGACTACCGATACGACGAATTGAAGAATACCAGCGCAGAGCTACAACGCCAGGATCAGGCTCTTCGCGAAGAACTGCTGCACGAACTTCAAGATCACGATCTGATCGTAGTTGGCTACAGCGGCCGAGACGATTCCCTCATGGAGGTGCTTCGTTCGGCCTATGGGAAGAGAAACCCTTGCCGGCTCTTCTGGTGCGGATACGGAGCGGTTGTTCCTGAACCCGTGGACTCGCTCTTTAGAACGGCACGTGAAGCAGGTAACAGTACCTACTTCATTGACTCCGGAGGTTTTGACGACCTATTTACGCGACTGGCTCTCCGGCATCTTGACGGCGATTTGCTCGCGCAAGCAAAAGGACTATTGGATACAATGGAGGCGACGACTAGCCCGATAGCGCCGTTCACTGCTCCATCGCAGCCTCCCACTTCGATCATCAAGGGCAACGCCTACCCCCTGATTTTTCCCTCTCACGTACTGAAGGTTCCGCTTAGGTTCCCGCCCGACGTAAGGCCACGGACCTGGCTGGAGGACAATCTTCCTGTCAGCAAAGGAGCTATTGTGGGATTCAAAGACTGTGCATTGGCGTTCGCCGAAACGAGCGATGTCCTTGCTGCCTTCTCGGATGCCATTACTGGAGAGCCCATCTCCGACGCCCTTACTGAAGTTCAACTTGAGAAAGACCCTCGTATACTGTCGCTTGTCAGACGTGCACTCGTTCAATCGATCGCGAAACTGCTAGGCCTCGGTACCGATTCCAATCGGAGGGTTTGGGAGACAACGTCATACGACAAGCACACTTTCAATGGCACCCGGTATGGAATCCACCGGGCGATGTCCCTGCGACTTGAGTCGATCAACGGGAAGACGCATGTCGCGATCATGCCGGAGGTAGTCGCCACCCTGCCCGATGGCCAATTGGCCGACTTCGAGGCAACCAAGGACATCCGCATCAAGGTGTATGGCTACCAGCATAACGATGTCTTCGATCGGGACATCAGCTACTGGGTCAGACAAATGAAGGAGACGGACCTACCTGCGATCGGAGGAGGCACATTCCGAATTTCGCGTGCTCCGATCTATGCCGGGCTAGTCCAACGTGGCTTCAGCGCCCTCCCTGAGGACATTCAACGGCACGTGACTCAACGCGGATTGGTCGTGCCGGACGCCAATCTCGTTTTTAGTTCGGCTAACGGTTCGACGGAAGTTCGGAACGTGAATCCGCTCAAGGGATTGGTTCAGAACCGCCCTTGGGATTTCCAACTTACCTCCTCCGGTCTGTCGCCCTCCATCGAGATCGCGGCGATATGCCCCCCTCAAGACGCCGGGAAAATCCGTCGCTTTCTGTCTCAGTTTCAAGAGTCGTCTGACCCTGGAAAATCAGAACGCGACTACGTCCAGCCCTTTCCGGGATTCTCTGGCGCATTCGGGATACCCCTGAAGCTTCCATCTCAAGGCCAGCCCGGTTGGGCAACTCTTGACGATTCTATTTCGGGCACTGGGCTGGTCCCTTCCAAGATGCTAGCCCATCGAATCTGCCAAGCCTTGGATTCGATACGCTACCTCAAGCCAAGTGCTGTGGTGGCAATTTTCGTTCCAGAACGATGGGCCCCCTTTGAGAAGGTGGACGCGGATCAAGAACGATTTGATCTCCATCATTTCGTAAAATCCTACGCAGCGCGGCATGGGCAAAGCACTCAGTTTATCAGGGAAAGAACAGCCCTCAGCACCCAGCCGTGCAGGGTTCGCTGGTGGCTATCACTGGCATTGTATTCGAAAGCGCAGCGAACTCCTTGGCGTCTCGATAGCCTTGACGACAACACGGCTTTCGTCGGAATAGGCTACAGCATCGACGGATCAGCTGACCGAGGCCATCACATCCTGTTGGGGTGCAGCCATCTCTACAACTCCCGTGGCGAGGGGTTGCAGTTCCGACTTGGACGAGTCGAATCGCCAATCATGCGAGGACGAAACCCCTATATGTCCATCGATGACGCTCGCCGGACGGGAGAGACCATACGCGAGCTATTCTACGATGCAAAAATGCGGCTTCCGACAAGGGTGGTCGTTCACAAGCGGACCCCCTTTATTGAGGAAGAACGCAAGGGGTTGTTGCAAGGGCTGGAAGGTGTGGAAAATGTTGAACTCATCGAGATCACGATTGAAGAGTCACTCCGTTACCTCGCGTCCAAATTGGTGAATGGGAAGCCGGAGATCGACAAGTATCCGATTCCTCGCGGCGCAGCGGTTGTCCTCAATTCGACTTCGACCTTACTGTGGGTTCATGGCGTAACACCTAGCGCCCAGAACCCAAGTTGGAAGTATTACCAAGGCAAACGGCGGATACCCACCCCCCTTCTCATCCGTCGCTACAGCGGAAAATCGGACGTGACACAGGTTGCGAGCGAAATCTTGGGACTCTCCAAAATGAACTGGAACACCTTCGATTACTACTCCCGCCTGCCGGCAACCCTCGACTCAGCAAGCGCCATCGCCCGCATGGGGTCTTACCTCACCGGATTTGGCCATGCTCCTTACGACTATCGCCTTCTCATTTGAAAGCGTGGCCGACTCCAGCAGCATTTGTTAGAGACTTTCCCTCCCATTAGAAATGATCATCAAGCCAACCTCGCTTACCGTTACTCAATTGCTCGGTTCTGCAAATGAGCAGTACGTTGTCCCAGCCTATCAGAGGCGCTATTCTTGGAAAGAGCGGCAGCTAGCGGACCTTTGGGACGACATCGATGTCATTGACGGCAGCGACAACCACTTATTGGGCAGCATCGTTTGCCTCACCGGTCACCACACTGCTGGATTGAACAGGCTGGAAGTAGTGGACGGCCAACAGCGGCTCACAACCCTGAGCATCCTCCTCCATTGCATTCACGAACGCCTGAAAGCTGACGGAGCTACAGACGAGGCTCAAGAAATCGACCGACTACTCCATGCCAAACCTCTCGGTGGCAAAAGCGTTAGGAAGGTCTGTCTAGATTCGATGGATTCAGGAGAGTTCGAGTTGCTCGCAAAAGGTGAATCCGCCGAGCAACTGTGCAATTCGCAGTTAGCCAATGCCTTCGCAACCTTTCGCGGATGGGTTGCCGAGATCGATTTGGAACACTTGCGCCAATTGCTTTACCGCCTCATGAACCAAGCCATCGTGATCCGTCTCGATGTGAGCGAAGCAAAAGACGCCTTCAAACTCTTCGAAACGATCAACAATCGCGGCCTTCGCCTCAGTCCAACCGACATCATCAAGAATTTCATCCTCGGAAATTCTGCTAGATTCGGAAAGGACGAGCTGGACATGGCTCGGAGAAAATGGGGCCAACTTATTTCACACCTCGACGGTATCAATTCCGAGGCGTTCTTCCGCCATTTCCTGTGCGCCCATCTTAAGAAGCGCATTACAGCGTCGTACGTGATTCCAAATTTCAAGATGGTCTTCATGCTTGAAGTCGAAGAAGCGGAGAAGCTGCCCGAGCTTCATTGGTATACCGACGACGAGGGCTCAGACGAGGAAGAAGACGACGACGGCTACGCCGAGACGAATGGTGAAACCGTGGTCAAAGAAGAGGACTTGGACGAGATCGAGCGCGTCCCCTTCGCCACATTTTTGGATCGTCTCGTTAACAGTGCGAAAACCTACCGCGAGATCGCACTCGCCTCAACGGGTAAGCCCAAACTGGACCGACGGCTCCGGAATTTGAGAATGATCAAGTCCCTTCAGACCTTCGGATTTCTCATGGCCGTCCGAACCAGTGGATGCAGCGACGACAATTTCGAAAAGATTCTCAAGCTCACCGAGGCCTTGCTCGTCCGTCGTCACATTTGCCGAGAGCGAGCCAATGAGAACGAGACCGCTTTTGCTAAACTTTGCGGTGTCGATCCCCGAAATCCCTTGCCGGAAGTCATCGAGGCCTACCGGCTCCTCTCGCCAACAGACGAGCGATTCCGGGCAGAGTTTGCTGAGACTCGATTCATCCCCCGGCTCATCGAGCGCGCCCGGTATTGCCTCGAACAGATCGAACTGAATCGACACGGCAGGCATCCAGAACTCCTCGTAGGCGGACCGGATTTGGTTCACGTCGAGCACATTATTCCTCAGAAGATCAAGACCCGCAGAGCCAAGTCCGAGTTCGGTGATTGGCCAGCTTACCTCGGCGCGAAGTACGAAAGCCAGCATCCGAAGTTCGTTTCGAGAATCGGAAATCTCACGCTTTTTGCCGGTCCCTTGAATATCGGCGCATCCAATAATCCGTATGGTCGGAAGAAGTCGGCCTACAAGGAATCCGCAATTCACATCACGAAGGTGCTTCCCACCGACTACACGAACTTCCGGTTCGCCCAAGTTGAGGCTCGATCTGAGGAATTCGCCGATCTGGCTTTGGAAATCTGGCCCATTCCATGAACTCTATCTCGAAGAACTCCCCAATGTCTCTTCGCGCAACCGTCCTGTTCGATACGCCTCAGCACGAGCTGGCCTCGCTTCTTCGCAAGAAAATAGCTTCATCAACGAAAACCCAAATCGTAGCGGGATTTGCGACCGTCGAGGGAATGGCCGCAATTGAGGGAGCCCTTTCAGCCAATCCGTTGACGCTCGACACCTTCATTGTAGGAGCTGGAACCTATCGCGCCTACGAAGCCTTCGACCGATTGATCAACCTGAGCATTCCTCAGGACCGCCTGTTCGTCCACCTTGGACATACAAGGCTGACTGGCAACCAAGCCACATATCGCTTCTATCGGTATCACCCCATGCTCCATAGCAAGGTCTATTATATGGAGCACGAGAACGGAACCGCCTCGGCGGTAATCGGGTCTCACAACGTGACGGGATTTGCTCTCATGGGGCTAAATGGCGAGGCTGCGGTCTTGTTGGAAGGGCCCAAGGATGACCCTGAGTTTGACAAGATTCGGGGTCACATCAACGCAGCCAAGGCTGAATCCCTTCAGTATGCGCCCCAGATGAAGTTGGCTTTCTCATGGTGGACCCATCAGTTTGTCGAGGGACTTGCCGATAAGGCTAACGACGCGCCACGCGAGGGCGAGAATAAGACCACCATCGTCATTCTGTGTGAATCGAAGGACAGAAGACTCCCAAAGAGAAAGGAGAGCATTTACTTCGAACTCAGGTCGGCGCTGGGGAAAGTAAAGTCGCTCAGAGCCGAGGTACATCTCTACGTTTTCGACTCTCTTCCAGCAAGCCCGCTTGAAGCCTTAGCCAACCGCTCCCAAGCGCGAGCCTCGTTTTGGTGCAGGCCAATCGGCGTGGAGGAGGAACAGGGCGGTGTCGAACTCCTAGCCGAATGGCAGCTCAATGATGACAGGCATCCGATTCTTAAGCCCACGTCTAAGCCATTCAGGCCGAAACCGACTCCCGACATGCAGCAGGTGAGGGTCGTCGTTTACAACGAAGTCCGCGGCGATTTCGAATACCTATTCGACCCTCCTGAGCTGGGATGGGTGCCTCGGGTAGACCAAGAGAGGTCGGTTCAAGTGCCTGCGGATTTTGCCGAAACGCTTGCGCCCTTGGAAATTATTCCGTCCGAGGACCAGCCTTGGTTCCTCGTTCAAGGGTTGTCCCGTGCCGAACGCCAGAAAGATGACCGATACCTAAAAGCGTTGGACGACATGTCTCCCTCCGCTGGATCGTATTTCCTGATGTCTTTACGGAGAAAGGACCAGTCGCCAGATGAGGACGAGCCTAAGAGCCGAGGAAGGAGGAAGAAGTGACGCCCTACTTCACTCCTGACCCTCACCAATTACGCTGGGCTAAAAGAAGGGCCCAACGATACGGCGGCGGCGTAACTCGCTTCCTCGAAATAGTGTCAGAGCAAAAAGGCAAGTGCGCGCTTTCAGGCGTGCCTCTATTGTTCGACTCAGCCCATGGAACAGCGATACCGGGGCGTGGAGTTCACGCACGTTACGCGGCGCTCGATCATGTTTCACCTGCTTGCGAGTCTCAAGGATTCCAGATCGTCTGCTACGCGTTGAACGACCTCAAAGGCCATCTCCCTTATGATTGCTTCCAGGCGCTCAAAAGCACAGGAGCGTGGGAATCACTAATGACCCGTTGGAATGCCGTGCATGCCAAGCAGCCGATGGATTCGAAGGCATTTTATTCGCTTTTGAAGACGCAAGGTTAGTGAGTTTCATAATCGATTGCCCACAATGGACCCCAAATTCCATTTTGAATCGCTCACGCAGGAGTTGGAGTCGCTGAAGAATCGCGTTCGCCACTTCATCGATCATCGCCACCCACCCACCGACGGGGAATGGAAGGAATCGGTATTGCGATCCATGCTGGCGCAGCGACTTCCCGACACTGTGAAAGTGGGACGAGGATTCATTCTGCGCAGAGACCAGCCATCATCACAATGTGACGTGCTGCTCTACCGAAGCGATCATCCCATCCCATTTTGCGACGGGGATTGTGTATTCATCTCAGAAGACGCAGTGCTGGGCGTAATTGAGGTAAAAACACGCCTCGACAAGGATGAGTTCCGTCAAGCATTGGGGAAGCTCGCAGACATCGGCGCTGCGTTTACCCGGAGAGGCGAGCTTCCAATCTTGGGCCTTTTTAGCTACGAAAAGCAAGGAGATGCGAGGAAGTGGTTTTCCGAAATCATCCCCCGAATCTGTGACACAAGCCTCCGGAAGGTTGATCTGGTTAGTGTTGGCTGCGACCACTTCGCGAAGTGGTGGCAACACGATCCGAGCACGGCGGCTCCAACGAACACCACAAACCGCCACGCATATGCAAAATGGCACAGCTACACCCTTCGCCGCATGGCGGCCGGTTACTTCATTGCAAACGTGATCGACATCGTGACCGGAGGCCTAGCATCGAGAAACGATAGCATATGGTTCCCCGGTGAAGGAAAGGAAGAGATCGGCCAACGCCAGATCATTAACCCCGAGTTCAATCCCAATCCTTGAGTACTACGATGGACTTCCTCATCGCTGACACGTTCACCGATAGCCTCGCCAAGCTTACGGGGCAGGAGCAGAAGTCCGTGAAGACTGCTGCCTTCGACCTTCAGATGAACCCGGCTCATCCGAGCCTCCAATTCCATCGCGTGGAGAATTCGAAGGACCCGAACTTCTGGTCGGTTCGGGTCAATCTTGATCTACGCATCATCATCCACAAGACGGCCGGCAGTTTCTTGCTTTGCTACGTGGGGCACCATGACGACGCATACAACTGGGGACAGAGGCGCAAGATCGAGCAGCACCCACGGACGGGAGCAATCCAGATCGTTGAAGTCCGCGAGAGAGTGGAAGAAATTTCGACCTATCGCGATCCTATTAAGGAAGTCTCCGGACCGCCCGAACTTTCGCTCTTCGCCAAATTTCCGGATGATGAGCTACTCGACTACGGGGTGCCCGCCGAATGGATCGGCGACGTAAAGTCCGCTACGGAATCGACGCTCTTTGATTTGGCGGAGCACCTCCCGCAGGAGGCAGCGGAAGCCCTGCTAGAGTTGGCCACCGGAGGCACGCCTCAAAAACCAAAGACGGAAGTCGGCGGATTCGACCATCCCGATACCCAGCGGCGCATCCGCTTGGTCACCGGCGAAGCGGAACTCGCCTTGGCGCTAGAGTATCCATGGGAGAAGTGGACCGTCTTTCTTCACCCGTCTCAGCGCAGCGTGGTTGAGCGCAATTTCAACGGTCCAGCCCGAGTCTCAGGTTCGGCAGGCACTGGCAAGACCGTCGTTGCTCTGCACCGTGCCGTATTCCTAGCGAAGAAGCATCTCGGAGCCCGAATCCTGCTAACAACATTCTCCGAGGCCCTGGCGACATTGCTTCAGATCAAGCTGGAACGGCTCATCGATCCAGAGTCGGAGACAGCCAAGCGAATCACGGTTCAGAGTCTTCAGCAAGTAGCTACCGAACTAGCCGAAGGTGAGATGGAAGGCGAGGAGATGGTGTCTGACGAACGCCTCGGGGACTTGATCGCATACTCGGCCAAGCAGGCCGGTGAGACTCAATACCCTGCCCGCTTCCTGGAAATCGAGTGGAATGAAGTCGTCGATCCGTGGCAGCTCAGCGACTGGGACAGCTATCGCGACGTGCCGCGCCTCGGCCGAAAGACGCGGCTGGGCGTCAAGCAACGCGAGGCGCTGTGGCAGGTGTTCGAACGGGTTCGTGATTCTCTCCATGAACGCAATCTGACGACATGGCCGACGATTCTCAGGAAGATCACGTCCAAGATTGCGAGCGGTGCTATCCCCCGCCCCTTCGACATCGTGGTGGTGGATGAGGCTCAGGATTTGGGTGTGCCGGAGATTCGCTTTCTGGTCGCGCTCACGGGAGGAAAGCCCGATTCGCTCTTTCTGGCTGGCGACCTCGGACAGCGGATTTTTCAGCAGCCCTTTTCCTGGAAGGCAGTCGGCATCGACATTCGCGGTCGGTCCCACACCCTCCGGGTGAACTACCGGACTTCCCATCAAATTCGCCTGCATGCGGATCGTTTGTTGCCGGAATCGGTCAGCGACGTGGATGGGAATGCGGAGAGCCGCAAGGGCACTGTAT
This window harbors:
- a CDS encoding DUF6602 domain-containing protein translates to MDPKFHFESLTQELESLKNRVRHFIDHRHPPTDGEWKESVLRSMLAQRLPDTVKVGRGFILRRDQPSSQCDVLLYRSDHPIPFCDGDCVFISEDAVLGVIEVKTRLDKDEFRQALGKLADIGAAFTRRGELPILGLFSYEKQGDARKWFSEIIPRICDTSLRKVDLVSVGCDHFAKWWQHDPSTAAPTNTTNRHAYAKWHSYTLRRMAAGYFIANVIDIVTGGLASRNDSIWFPGEGKEEIGQRQIINPEFNPNP
- a CDS encoding 3'-5' exonuclease; translated protein: MDFLIADTFTDSLAKLTGQEQKSVKTAAFDLQMNPAHPSLQFHRVENSKDPNFWSVRVNLDLRIIIHKTAGSFLLCYVGHHDDAYNWGQRRKIEQHPRTGAIQIVEVRERVEEISTYRDPIKEVSGPPELSLFAKFPDDELLDYGVPAEWIGDVKSATESTLFDLAEHLPQEAAEALLELATGGTPQKPKTEVGGFDHPDTQRRIRLVTGEAELALALEYPWEKWTVFLHPSQRSVVERNFNGPARVSGSAGTGKTVVALHRAVFLAKKHLGARILLTTFSEALATLLQIKLERLIDPESETAKRITVQSLQQVATELAEGEMEGEEMVSDERLGDLIAYSAKQAGETQYPARFLEIEWNEVVDPWQLSDWDSYRDVPRLGRKTRLGVKQREALWQVFERVRDSLHERNLTTWPTILRKITSKIASGAIPRPFDIVVVDEAQDLGVPEIRFLVALTGGKPDSLFLAGDLGQRIFQQPFSWKAVGIDIRGRSHTLRVNYRTSHQIRLHADRLLPESVSDVDGNAESRKGTVSVFNGPLPEVRIFDGIDAEIEGVAQVLLDWTAEKLLPDELGIFVRSEAQLARARAALKDAGLGWVELERNSRPVRGKVSLSTMHLAKGLEFRAAIVMACDDEVLPLQDRVETVADEADLEEVYTTERHLLYVACTRARDRLLVCGVDPESEFLGDLGL
- a CDS encoding SIR2 family protein, encoding MDSDQLLTLDALVRSLTVNRGRSVCLLLGAGASISSGMPTAQRCIWEWKRDIFSTQNPRLRESVGELTLAGTKKRIQTWLDQRPGYPPEGDASEYSFFAQECYPTSEDRRAFFQRYVASSRPHLGYSLLPLLAQTGLLRTIWTTNFDGLVSRSCAAANITCIEVGLDSAQRAARSQSQGEIRLVSLHGDYRYDELKNTSAELQRQDQALREELLHELQDHDLIVVGYSGRDDSLMEVLRSAYGKRNPCRLFWCGYGAVVPEPVDSLFRTAREAGNSTYFIDSGGFDDLFTRLALRHLDGDLLAQAKGLLDTMEATTSPIAPFTAPSQPPTSIIKGNAYPLIFPSHVLKVPLRFPPDVRPRTWLEDNLPVSKGAIVGFKDCALAFAETSDVLAAFSDAITGEPISDALTEVQLEKDPRILSLVRRALVQSIAKLLGLGTDSNRRVWETTSYDKHTFNGTRYGIHRAMSLRLESINGKTHVAIMPEVVATLPDGQLADFEATKDIRIKVYGYQHNDVFDRDISYWVRQMKETDLPAIGGGTFRISRAPIYAGLVQRGFSALPEDIQRHVTQRGLVVPDANLVFSSANGSTEVRNVNPLKGLVQNRPWDFQLTSSGLSPSIEIAAICPPQDAGKIRRFLSQFQESSDPGKSERDYVQPFPGFSGAFGIPLKLPSQGQPGWATLDDSISGTGLVPSKMLAHRICQALDSIRYLKPSAVVAIFVPERWAPFEKVDADQERFDLHHFVKSYAARHGQSTQFIRERTALSTQPCRVRWWLSLALYSKAQRTPWRLDSLDDNTAFVGIGYSIDGSADRGHHILLGCSHLYNSRGEGLQFRLGRVESPIMRGRNPYMSIDDARRTGETIRELFYDAKMRLPTRVVVHKRTPFIEEERKGLLQGLEGVENVELIEITIEESLRYLASKLVNGKPEIDKYPIPRGAAVVLNSTSTLLWVHGVTPSAQNPSWKYYQGKRRIPTPLLIRRYSGKSDVTQVASEILGLSKMNWNTFDYYSRLPATLDSASAIARMGSYLTGFGHAPYDYRLLI
- a CDS encoding DUF262 domain-containing protein — protein: MIIKPTSLTVTQLLGSANEQYVVPAYQRRYSWKERQLADLWDDIDVIDGSDNHLLGSIVCLTGHHTAGLNRLEVVDGQQRLTTLSILLHCIHERLKADGATDEAQEIDRLLHAKPLGGKSVRKVCLDSMDSGEFELLAKGESAEQLCNSQLANAFATFRGWVAEIDLEHLRQLLYRLMNQAIVIRLDVSEAKDAFKLFETINNRGLRLSPTDIIKNFILGNSARFGKDELDMARRKWGQLISHLDGINSEAFFRHFLCAHLKKRITASYVIPNFKMVFMLEVEEAEKLPELHWYTDDEGSDEEEDDDGYAETNGETVVKEEDLDEIERVPFATFLDRLVNSAKTYREIALASTGKPKLDRRLRNLRMIKSLQTFGFLMAVRTSGCSDDNFEKILKLTEALLVRRHICRERANENETAFAKLCGVDPRNPLPEVIEAYRLLSPTDERFRAEFAETRFIPRLIERARYCLEQIELNRHGRHPELLVGGPDLVHVEHIIPQKIKTRRAKSEFGDWPAYLGAKYESQHPKFVSRIGNLTLFAGPLNIGASNNPYGRKKSAYKESAIHITKVLPTDYTNFRFAQVEARSEEFADLALEIWPIP